One stretch of Catellicoccus marimammalium M35/04/3 DNA includes these proteins:
- the rapZ gene encoding RNase adapter RapZ, with translation MEDKLKLVIITGMSGAGKTVAMQCFEDMGYFCIDNMPPGLFTKFLEVVRENGAIKKIAMVVDLRSRSFFKESEEMLEKAQNMDSLDFSILFLDASEEELVSRYKETRRNHPLAQDGRILEGIQKEKEMLYRLHEEAQVVIDTSHLSARELKEKILEIYQNATDNPFHLQLMSFGFKHGIPIDADVVMDVRFLPNPYYIDRLRDKTGEDAEVYDYVMSFPETEEFYEKLKSLLDTAIPGYQEEGKKSVTIAIGCTGGHHRSVAITERLSHDFKEEGYIVNTSHRDKLID, from the coding sequence ATGGAAGATAAATTAAAATTAGTGATTATCACAGGAATGAGTGGAGCAGGTAAAACTGTAGCAATGCAATGTTTTGAGGATATGGGCTATTTTTGCATTGATAATATGCCTCCTGGCTTATTTACCAAGTTTTTAGAAGTGGTTCGTGAAAATGGTGCCATTAAAAAAATTGCGATGGTGGTAGATTTACGTTCACGTAGCTTCTTTAAAGAAAGTGAAGAAATGCTAGAAAAAGCACAAAATATGGATAGTCTAGACTTTAGTATTCTTTTTTTAGATGCCAGTGAAGAAGAATTAGTTTCTCGTTATAAAGAAACAAGACGTAACCATCCATTAGCTCAAGATGGACGTATTTTAGAGGGAATTCAAAAAGAAAAAGAAATGCTTTATCGCTTACATGAAGAAGCGCAAGTTGTAATTGATACTTCTCATCTTAGTGCTCGAGAATTAAAAGAAAAGATTTTAGAAATTTATCAAAATGCGACCGATAATCCTTTCCATCTACAATTGATGAGTTTTGGATTTAAACATGGGATCCCCATTGATGCCGATGTAGTCATGGACGTTCGTTTTTTACCAAATCCATATTATATTGATCGTTTACGTGATAAAACTGGGGAAGATGCAGAGGTATATGACTACGTGATGAGTTTCCCAGAAACTGAAGAATTTTATGAGAAATTGAAATCTTTATTAGATACAGCCATTCCTGGATATCAAGAGGAAGGGAAGAAAAGTGTTACGATTGCGATTGGCTGTACAGGAGGACATCATCGATCTGTAGCTATTACTGAACGCCTAAGTCATGACTTTAAAGAAGAAGGGTATATTGTCAATACTAGTCATCGAGATAAATTAATTGATTAA